The segment AATATACTGTAGATGTCGCTTTGCTTGATGTGCGTATGCCTAACATGAATGGGCTGGAAGCAACTAAGCTTATCAGGGAACGCACTTCTGCTAAGTGTTTAATATTGACCACTTTTGATGACGACACCTTCATTGAGGATGCATTAAAATACGGTGCCAGCGGATATTTGCTGAAAAATAACGATCCTGAAAAAATACGCGATGCGATAAGAACAGTGTACAACGGCCACCATGTGTTGCAAGATACGGTTTTGGATAAGATGAGATCCGGATTTAGCCTTAGTCCGAGATATGAAGATGGGGCGAAAAATGCGGGATACAGCTTTGACACTAGCCCGTTCACCGAGAGAGAACTGAAGATTATGGCTTTGATCGCGAAAGGTTTGACTAACAGAGAAATTGCAGAAAAGCTGTTTATATCTGAAGGGACGGTTGCCAACCACGTTACTTCGATATTGGGCAAGACCGGCTTCGCGCATCGTACCCAAATCGCGATTTATTATTTGACCGGGGAAGGTAAGTAGATGAAGCATAACCAGTTGGAATTGTGGATCATCAGCCTCAAAGTCATGATGCTGCTCTATGCGGTCGTTTCATACTTTATGTCCGGTGCTGTTGTATCACCATGGATGACGTTGTTTATCCTGATCTATGTAAGCTTGAATATTTCCTTTCATTTGATCGGAAGATACCTGAAGCTCGTCATGATAGCATGCTCCATCGCTGTTCTGGTTGTTTTCCATTATGCTCTGTATCCGCTTTTGGTTGTGCTTATTCCTGTTAATTTGTATGAGTTGGCCGCACAGCTGTTTCGAAATCATTGGCTCAGAGCGGCTATTGTGTTCATCCCGCTTGTCGTCCTGCCCAATGAATGGCTGCTGGACTACGGATTGTTTGCCGCACTGGGGTTTGTGTTTTTGACGATGCTAAACATTTACGAAAGCAAGGTGCAGTATTTATCTGATGAAACGGACCGGATGAGAAACGATATACATCAGCTAACGGTGCGGTTGGCGCAAAATGAAGAATTTATGAGGCAAGCGGAGCATGCTTATAAACTGGAGGAACGCAACCGACTGTCGCAGGAGGTTCATGATCAAATCGGCCACTCCATGACAGGAGCCTTGATTCAAATGGAGGCAGCAAAGCGGCTGATGGATAACGATCCTGCAAAAACGGCCGAATTGCTGCAGAATGCCATCCATATCTCCAAAGAAGGCATTGAGCGCATTCGTCTCGTGCTCAAAAATATGAAGCCGCTGACGGAACAGCTTGGATTGCGCCGCATGAAACGGCTTACCGAGCAATTTTCCGCAACGCAACCGATTCGAATATTCTTGACGCATGAAGGCAATCTCGATAGGATTGCCCCGATTCACTGGAAGATCTTCGAGGAGAACATGATGGAATCGTTAACAAATACGATGAAATATGCACAGGCCAGCGTCGTGACAGTCCATATTCAGGTGTTGAATACGATGATTAAATGTATGGTCTCCGATAACGGCAATGGAGAAAGGCAAGTAATCAAAGGAATGGGTATCATCGGGATGGAAGAGAGGGCTTCCACCATCGGAGGGACGGTTATTGTCGACGGTTCAGGCGGCTTTTCGGTAACAACGCTGATCCCTTATAAAAAATGTGAAGAATCTCATGGGGAAGGATGAACTTGTGCACTGGTACAGGTGCATCCTTTTTTATATGATAACCCTATCATGGAGGGGAGGATGCTCAGATGAATGTGCTTGAGATTGAGAAATTAACGAAAAAGTTCGGTGATTTTATCGCCGTAGACCATATTTCCCTTTCCGTAAAGGAGGGAGAAATTTTCGGCTTTCTTGGTCCGAACGGAGCCGGAAAAAGCACAACGATTCATATGATCGTCTCGCTGCTGACCGTTACGGATGGGAAGATCAAGCTACTTGGAAAGGATATCGCCAAGCACCGTAAATTTGCCAAGGCGAACATTGGCGTTGTACCTCAAGAACTGGCTATATATGAGAACATGAGCGCCTATGACAATGTAGCTTTTTTTGCCGGGTTGTATGGATTAAGAGGAGATAAATTGAAGAAGAGTGTGGCAAAGGCGCTGGACTTTGTCGGACTCACGGACAAACAGCATGTTTATCCGGAAAAATTTTCAGGGGGTATGAAGAGGAGACTGAATATTGCTTGTGCCATCGCCCATCAGCCTCAATTGATCATCATGGATGAACCGACTGCGGGGATCGACCCACAAACGAGAAACTATATTTTGCAATCCGTCAAAAAGTTGAATGAAGCGGGCTGCACGATTATTTATACAAGCCACTACATGGATGAAGTAGAGGAAATTTGTTCACACATCGCCATTATCGATCATGGGAAAATCATCGTGGAAGGGACCAAAGAACAGCTCAAGAGCATTATTGCAGAGCAAACTCAAATTGAAATCGAGGTTCGATCTGCGGAACACTTTCGCGCAGAAAAATTGCAAGGCATTGTGGGCGTGAATACCGCCCATATGACAGATGACAAAGTCATTATAAGTACGGCTGCGGAAGTGAACAACATGAATGACATTATTCGCATGTTGATCAGTGAAAATGTGAAAATTGTTTCTATAAAGACGATGCGGCCTAGTCTGGAAACGGTCTTTCTGACGCTGACAGGCCGAAGTTTGCGTGAATAAACATGAAAACTGGAAGTTAAGGAGGTGCAGCCGTTGAACGTTTTACGAATCGCACTGAAAGAGCTGAAGACGTTTCGTGATCCGAAAATGTTGGTATTTATGCTGGCGACTCCCCTTTTGCTTATGTTCATTTTGGGGACGGTGCTCAGCAATGCCTTTAACAGTAGTGCTGAGATTAATGAAATAAGGTTGCTTACTCAGCTTGAAACCGGTGATAGTATGCTTCAGGAATCTTGGGAGTCGTTTGTTCGAGTAGCGGAGCAGTCCGGGTTCTTTTTTGAACAAGCGGGGAGGGGCTATGAAGCAGCCGTACAGGATGTACAGAACGGTCGCTACACGGGGTATGTGACGATTTCTGGCGACGGGATAGAATACTATGGCAACGATCGCAGCGAACTTGAAAATAGTATGGTTAAAGGAATGCTTACCGCATTTGCTATGGGATACAATCTCGAAACCGTGATCACAGGAAGGGAAAGAGTGGACGATACAGCGGCGCAAAGCATAGACAATGTAATCAATCATGTAGAGGAGGTTTCCATACATGCCGACAGGCAGCCGGGTGCAATGGACTATTATGCGATCACCATGACAACATTAATCATCCTTTTTAGTGCTTTGACGGCCGGGCAGCTAATGGAGAGCGAACGGAAGCGAAATACAGCGCTGCGGTTGCTGGCAGCACCTGTTACAAGACTGCAAATTTTTATCGGTAAAATTGCCGGAACGTTTTTCTTGAACGCCATGTTTGTTATCCTTATTGTTTTTTTTAGCTCGATGATGTTCGAAGCCTATTGGGGCGAGCGACTTGCTTTGGTATTTGCTGTCTTGTTCTCGCAAATTGTGTTTGCTCTCTCGCTCGGCATCGGGATGGGTTATTTGCTTCAAGGCAGCGCATCTGGAGTGGTGCTTATGATCATCGTTCAGCTGGAAGCTTTTTTCGGCGGCGCTTATTTTGCCATTCAAGATGCTGGTGGCTTTCTGGGGGTGTTGGCGAATATGTCTCCGCTTGGCTGGACGAATCAAGGTATCTTCCAAGCCATATACACAGAAGCGAGTTCTGCCGCCACTCAGGCTATGCTGTTTAATATTTGCGGCGCCGCATTGTTATTAATTGCGACGACATATTTACTGCGCAGGCGGGAGGGGCTGTAAATTGAAACAAACGATTTGGCTTGTACGAAAAACCTTGATAACGACATTTAAAAATTATCGAAATTGGGTTGTTTATTTGCTGTTGCCCGTCATCGGTATTGTACTTGCCTCTCTAATGTTTGCAAATTCGTCTACCAGTGCATTGTACATTGGGATCGTCAATCAAGATGGCGAGCAAAGTCTTACGAAAGATGCGATCTCTTTCGTAGACAATTTGGATAATGTATCTACAGAAATCATCAGCGAGTCGGAAATGAACGAACGCCTTGTGGCGGGAGAACTGGATGCCGTATTCATTTTTCCAGACGGATTTGCCTCGACTTTGAGCAGCGGAAATCCTCAGAACGTTCGAATCGTATCGATCCAAGGACAAGCGGTCACGTCATATGTCAAGTCGTATTTCAACATGTGGATCGCCAGAATTGCGGCTATAGGTGACGTGGCGCAAGGCGAGGAGGATTTCAGGGTGCTGTACGAACAATATAACGAAAGTGATTTTCAGTTGTCTACTGTTCAAATTGAAGATCAATCCGTATCAAACAGCATGTCTAAACAGTCGATTGGTTATCTGCTTATTTTGATGATGTTTTCCGCGGTCAGTTTATCTGGAATAATGATCAAGGAAAAAGAAAACCGAACTTATCAGCGACTGTTGTGCGCGCCTGTGACGGGCAATATGTATACAGCATCCAATATGATTGTAAACATGCTGGTCATGATGCTCCAAATTGGAGTTACATTGCTAGTTATGATGGTCTTTTTTCAAATGAGCCCGGGCATATCGGCTTGGCTGCTGTTTATCGTTTTGATGTTTTTTGCCCTGGTAGCGGTCAGCTTGTCTCTCATGATCGTTGCACTTGCGGACAATTCGATGAAGGCCAACGCCTGGCAGACCTTGATCATTATTCCGACTAGTCTTTTGGCCGGATGCATGTTCCCGGTAGAGGTCATGCCGACTTACATGCAAAGTATCGCAGAATTTTTGCCGCAATATTGGCTGCTTGAAACGATTGGTCAACTGCAGGAGGGCAGTATGCTCAGTGACGTCTTGTTGAATCTTGTTATTTTGCTGGCCTTCGCATTGATGTTCTTTCTGATTGCCGCATATAAGTTTAGCAGAAGTCGGGAATTAAAAACATTTTACTGAGCTTTCTGTTCTGTCATGCGCTCATCGGCTAAAAATGTGCATTCATGGGCGACATAATAAAACCAGGCAGCCCTTTTGGACAAGAAGGGCTGCCTTTAATGATCTACTTTATTATAACGCTAACTCTTCTTTAAATTTAAGTAGTAGTCTCTTGTACTTTTATCAAACTTCTCGATTGCATACCTTAAGGTGGTTCTGGGCATGGTGCGAGCGTGCTTATTCAGGAAAGACTTCAGCTTTTCTTCGTCTTTTTTGCCGGCTTCACGAATAAAACTGCCAACTGCCTTGTTAATTAATTCTTCCGGATCGTTTACCAG is part of the Xylanibacillus composti genome and harbors:
- a CDS encoding response regulator transcription factor; translation: MGVDLLKIKVIVADDNSLIREGMKIILSTFEEFEVLATVMDGQEAVKYCEQYTVDVALLDVRMPNMNGLEATKLIRERTSAKCLILTTFDDDTFIEDALKYGASGYLLKNNDPEKIRDAIRTVYNGHHVLQDTVLDKMRSGFSLSPRYEDGAKNAGYSFDTSPFTERELKIMALIAKGLTNREIAEKLFISEGTVANHVTSILGKTGFAHRTQIAIYYLTGEGK
- a CDS encoding sensor histidine kinase, which produces MKHNQLELWIISLKVMMLLYAVVSYFMSGAVVSPWMTLFILIYVSLNISFHLIGRYLKLVMIACSIAVLVVFHYALYPLLVVLIPVNLYELAAQLFRNHWLRAAIVFIPLVVLPNEWLLDYGLFAALGFVFLTMLNIYESKVQYLSDETDRMRNDIHQLTVRLAQNEEFMRQAEHAYKLEERNRLSQEVHDQIGHSMTGALIQMEAAKRLMDNDPAKTAELLQNAIHISKEGIERIRLVLKNMKPLTEQLGLRRMKRLTEQFSATQPIRIFLTHEGNLDRIAPIHWKIFEENMMESLTNTMKYAQASVVTVHIQVLNTMIKCMVSDNGNGERQVIKGMGIIGMEERASTIGGTVIVDGSGGFSVTTLIPYKKCEESHGEG
- a CDS encoding ABC transporter permease, producing the protein MQPLNVLRIALKELKTFRDPKMLVFMLATPLLLMFILGTVLSNAFNSSAEINEIRLLTQLETGDSMLQESWESFVRVAEQSGFFFEQAGRGYEAAVQDVQNGRYTGYVTISGDGIEYYGNDRSELENSMVKGMLTAFAMGYNLETVITGRERVDDTAAQSIDNVINHVEEVSIHADRQPGAMDYYAITMTTLIILFSALTAGQLMESERKRNTALRLLAAPVTRLQIFIGKIAGTFFLNAMFVILIVFFSSMMFEAYWGERLALVFAVLFSQIVFALSLGIGMGYLLQGSASGVVLMIIVQLEAFFGGAYFAIQDAGGFLGVLANMSPLGWTNQGIFQAIYTEASSAATQAMLFNICGAALLLIATTYLLRRREGL
- a CDS encoding ABC transporter permease; the encoded protein is MKQTIWLVRKTLITTFKNYRNWVVYLLLPVIGIVLASLMFANSSTSALYIGIVNQDGEQSLTKDAISFVDNLDNVSTEIISESEMNERLVAGELDAVFIFPDGFASTLSSGNPQNVRIVSIQGQAVTSYVKSYFNMWIARIAAIGDVAQGEEDFRVLYEQYNESDFQLSTVQIEDQSVSNSMSKQSIGYLLILMMFSAVSLSGIMIKEKENRTYQRLLCAPVTGNMYTASNMIVNMLVMMLQIGVTLLVMMVFFQMSPGISAWLLFIVLMFFALVAVSLSLMIVALADNSMKANAWQTLIIIPTSLLAGCMFPVEVMPTYMQSIAEFLPQYWLLETIGQLQEGSMLSDVLLNLVILLAFALMFFLIAAYKFSRSRELKTFY
- a CDS encoding ABC transporter ATP-binding protein: MNVLEIEKLTKKFGDFIAVDHISLSVKEGEIFGFLGPNGAGKSTTIHMIVSLLTVTDGKIKLLGKDIAKHRKFAKANIGVVPQELAIYENMSAYDNVAFFAGLYGLRGDKLKKSVAKALDFVGLTDKQHVYPEKFSGGMKRRLNIACAIAHQPQLIIMDEPTAGIDPQTRNYILQSVKKLNEAGCTIIYTSHYMDEVEEICSHIAIIDHGKIIVEGTKEQLKSIIAEQTQIEIEVRSAEHFRAEKLQGIVGVNTAHMTDDKVIISTAAEVNNMNDIIRMLISENVKIVSIKTMRPSLETVFLTLTGRSLRE